One genomic window of Solanum dulcamara chromosome 12, daSolDulc1.2, whole genome shotgun sequence includes the following:
- the LOC129877100 gene encoding phospholipid-transporting ATPase 1-like, giving the protein MTSGKPLLSPSEPSSAPSPHHHNNSSLGICSLGCLPQNASASADLDESPRTNLCDLKEEVDKGNQQLEDTLGVKNSRLHSSTLVSGNGTAELSSKYSSRERKRLVSWGGTADHPLEQTTFEISSDSSRVASSGAASTRTSSQRHLDESRASSRGQDKLNKSQRLLQKSMQLENDLLHGNNARLIHVNDPKKTNDQFEFTGNEIRTSKYTIINFLPKNLFIQFHRVAYLYFLAIAALNQLPPLAVFGRTVSLFPLLFVLSVTAIKDGYEDWRRHRSDRNENNREALVLQFGKFELKRWKNIRVGEVVKILADETIPCDMVLLGTSDPSGIAYIQTMNLDGESNLKTRYARQETTSLVSEVETFSGVIRCEQPNRNIYEFTANMELNRHKFPLSQSNIILRGCQLKNTEWAMGVAVYAGQETKAMLNSAASPSKRSRLETYMNRETLWLSVFLFVMCLAVASGMCVWLKEHEKQLDTLPYYRKTYSEKGTHPGKRYRYYGIPMETFFSFLSSVIVFQIMIPISLYITMELVRLGQSYFMIGDRHMYDGNSNSRFQCRSLNINEDLGQIRYIFSDKTGTLTENKMEFKRASVWGKNYGRALSAAGASLDTDFGEPTAVPSSRRKLRLNSEIPTDSELMELLHIELAGEERIAAHEFFMTLAACNTVIPILTHSSSLDEVHDTAGTIEYQGESPDEQALVAAASAYGYTLCERTSGHIVVDVNGEKLRLDVLGLHEFDSVRKRMSVVIRFPSGSVKVLVKGADTTMFSILRKDHKSHHDLQNVTLNHLNEYSSEGLRTLVVAARDLTGEELEEWQFMYEDASTSLTDRSAKLRQTASLIECNLTLLGASAIEDKLQEGVPEAIESLRQAGMKVWVLTGDKQETAISIGMSCKLLTSDMQRIIINGTSENECKRLLFDAKIKYRVNPASCCSRISTCQSDAENGYHGASASMNSSNLPESHAGDEGVSDGPLALIIDGNSLVYILEKDLETELFDLATSCRAVICCRVAPLQKAGIVDLIKSRTDDMTLAIGDGANDVSMIQMADVGVGLCGQEGRQAVMASDFAMGQFRFLKRLLLVHGHWNYQRVGYLVLYNFYRNAVFVFMLFWYILYAAFSTTSALTDWSSVFYSLIYTSIPTLVVGILDKDLSHKTLLKYPKLYAAGYRQESYNMKLFWVTMLDTVWQSLVLFYVPLFIYDQSDIDIWSIGSLWTIAVVILVNMHLAMDVQRWLIFTHMAIWGSIIITYGCLVVLDLIPVFPNYNTIFQLAKSPTYWLSILLIIVLALLPRFIVKVINQSFRPSDIQIAREAEILKKNHSYIMSKPDHDTS; this is encoded by the exons ATGACTTCCGGCAAGCCATTGCTGTCACCATCTGAGCCTTCTTCTGCACCAAGCCCTCACCATCATAATAACTCATCATTGGGGATCTGCTCGTTGGGATGTCTTCCCCAGAATGCATCAGCTTCTGCTGATTTGGATGAGTCACCGAGGACCAATTTATGTGACTTAAAGGAGGAGGTGGACAAAGGTAATCAACAACTAGAAGATACATTGGGTGTAAAGAATTCTAGGCTACATTCTTCTACACTTGTGAGCGGAAATGGGACAGCTGAACTTTCATCAAAATACTCCTCACGGGAGAGGAAACGCCTTGTATCATGGGGTGGTACTGCAGACCATCCGCTCGAGCAAACGACCTTTGAAATATCCAGTGATTCTTCTAGGGTGGCTTCATCTGGAGCAGCGTCCACTCGGACATCATCCCAAAGACATCTTGATGAGTCGAGGGCTTCATCCCGTGGCCAGGATAAGCTAAACAAATCTCAGAGGCTTCTTCAAAAAAGTATGCAGCTGGAGAATGACTTGTTACACGGAAATAATGCTAGGTTGATTCATGTTAATGATCCAAAAAAGACCAACGATCAATTTGAGTTCACTGGAAATGAAATCCGAACTAGCaaatatacaataataaattTCTTACCTAAAAATCTCTTCATTCAGTTCCACAGGGTtgcttatttatattttttagcaaTTGCTGCTCTGAATCAGCTTCCACCTCTTGCAGTTTTTGGGAGAACTGTATCTctctttcctcttctttttgtGCTTTCTGTGACTGCTATAAAAGATGGTTATGAGGATTGGCGAAGACACAGGTCAGATAGGAATGAGAATAACCGGGAGGCTCTAGTACTTCAATTCGGCAAGTTTGAGTTAAAAAGATGGAAGAATATTAGGGTTGGTGAGGTTGTGAAAATCCTTGCTGATGAGACGATTCCTTGTGATATGGTGTTGTTAGGAACAAGTGATCCTAGTGGGATTGCTTATATCCAGACAATGAATTTAGATGGTGAATCAAACTTGAAGACAAGGTATGCTAGGCAAGAAACAACTTCATTAGTGAGTGAAGTGGAGACTTTTTCGGGAGTTATCAGATGTGAACAGCCTAACAGGAATATCTACGAGTTCACAGCCAACATGGAGTTGAACAGGCATAAGTTTCCACTCAGCCAATCAAATATTATCTTACGTGGTTGCCAGCTGAAGAACACAGAATGGGCAATGGGAGTGGCAGTTTATGCTGGTCAAGAGACTAAGGCTATGCTAAACAGTGCGGCATCTCCTTCCAAAAGAAGCAGGTTGGAGACCTACATGAATCGGGAAACACTTTGGTTGTCTGTTTTTCTTTTCGTCATGTGCTTGGCAGTAGCATCTGGGATGTGTGTATGGCTGAAAGAACACGAGAAGCAGCTTGATACCCTGCCTTATTACCGGAAAACTTACTCTGAAAAAGGAACACATCCTGGTAAACGGTATAGATATTATGGGATTCCTATggaaacatttttttcttttttgagttcCGTCATAGTTTTCCAGATAATGATACCCATATCTCTTTACATCACGATGGAGTTAGTTCGCTTGGGACAGTCGTATTTCATGATTGGAGACAGGCACATGTATGATGGTAACAGTAATTCAAGGTTTCAGTGCAGATCCTTGAATATCAATGAGGATTTGGGTCAGATACGTTATATTTTTTCAGATAAAACAGGAACACTTACTGAAAATAAGATGGAATTTAAAAGAGCAAGTGTGTGGGGAAAAAATTATGGGAGAGCCCTTTCTGCTGCAGGTGCATCATTAGACACGGATTTTGGAG AACCAACAGCTGTCCCTTCGAGTCGAAGAAAATTGAGGCTTAACTCAGAAATTCCAACTGATTCTGAACTTATGGAATTGTTACATATTGAGCTAGCCGGGGAAGAGAGGATTGCTGCACATGAGTTCTTTATGACATTGGCAGCATGTAATACCGTGATTCCTATTCTTACCCATAGTTCGTCTTTGGATGAAGTGCATGACACTGCTGGCACCATTGAGTATCAAGGTGAATCTCCTGACGAACAAGCACTAGTTGCTGCTGCTTCTGCATATGGATATACACTCTGTGAGCGGACATCTGGTCATATTGTGGTTGATGTCAATGGCGAGAAACTAAG GTTGGATGTCTTGGGACTGCATGAGTTTGACAGTGTACGCAAAAGAATGTCTGTGGTTATCAGATTCCCAAGTGGTTCTGTAAAAGTTTTGGTCAAAGGGGCTGATACTACGATGTTTAGCATTTTAAGGAAAGACCACAAAAGCCACCACGATTTACAAAATGTTACTCTTAATCATTTGAATGAGTATTCATCTGAAGGTTTGCGGACTCTGGTTGTTGCTGCAAGGGATCTTACGGGAGAGGAACTGGAGGAGTGGCAATTCATGTATGAGGATGCTAGCACATCTTTGACTGACAGATCAGCAAAATTGCGCCAAACAGCATCTCTTATAGAATGCAACTTAACTTTACTAGGGGCCAGTGCAATTGAGGACAAACTACAAGAGGGCGTACCAGAAGCTATTGAGTCTCTGCGCCAAGCAGGAATGAAGGTTTGGGTTCTTACTGGGGATAAGCAAGAAACGGCAATTTCAATTGGTATGTCTTGCAAACTCTTGACCTCAGACATGCAGCGGATCATCATTAATGGCACTTCAGAAAATGAATGCAAGAGGTTATTGTTTGATGCTAAAATCAAATATAGGGTAAACCCTGCAAGTTGTTGTAGTCGAATCTCAACATGCCAGAGTGATGCAGAAAATGGCTATCACGGAGCTTCTGCTAGTATGAACTCAAGTAATTTGCCAGAGTCGCATGCAGGAGATGAAGGAGTTTCTGATGGACCGTTGGCACTCATAATTGATGGGAATAGTCTCGTATACATCTTAGAGAAAGATCTTGAGACCGAG CTATTCGACCTTGCAACCTCATGTAGGGCTGTGATTTGCTGTCGTGTTGCTCCCTTGCAGAAGGCTGGAATTGTTGACCTAATAAAGAGCCGCACAGATGATATGACACTAGCCATAGGTGATG GGgctaatgatgtttcaatgatccAAATGGCGGATGTTGGTGTTGGATTATGTGGTCAAGAAGGGCGGCAAGCAGTGATGGCATCAGATTTTGCTATGGGACAGTTTCGGTTTCTGAAAAGATTGCTCCTTGTGCACGGACATTGGAATTATCAGCGAGTTGGTTATTTGGTTCTTTACAACTTCTACAGAAATGCTGTTTTTGTTTTCATGCTTTTCTG GTACATATTGTATGCAGCCTTTTCTACAACATCTGCGTTGACAGATTGGAGTAGTGTGTTCTATTCTCTCATCTATACTTCCATACCTACTTTAGTTGTTGGTATTCTGGACAAGGACTTAAGTCATAAGACACTACTGAAGTATCCAAAACTCTATGCTGCTGGCTATAGACAGGAGAGTTACAACATGAAACTCTTCTGGGTCACAATGCTTGATACAGTGTGGCAGAGTCTTGTACTCTTTTATGTACCATTGTTCATCTATGATCAGAGTGATATTGATATATGGAGTATAGGTAGCTTATGGACAATCGCTGTTGTGATCCTCGTAAACATGCACTTGGCCATGGACGTACAACGGTGGTTGATATTTACTCATATGGCAATATGGGGGTCAATTATTATCACATATGGTTGCTTGGTGGTGCTGGACTTAATACCTGTCTTCCCCAATTATAA TACAATCTTtcaattggcaaaatcgcctacaTACTGGCTCTCAATTTTGCTTATTATAGTTTTGGCTTTGCTTCCTCGCTTTATTGTCAAAGTTATAAACCAAAGTTTCCGCCCTTCAGACATCCAGATAGCTAGAGAAGCAGAGATTCTGAAGAAAAATCACAGCTATATTATGTCTAAGCCAGATCATGATACAAGCTAG